GCCTCGTACTGTCGTGCGAGCAGGCGGCCGTAGCGGCCGGCGCCGACGACGACCACCGGAACGGACTCGACGTCGAGCGCTCGCGCGACGTGGCGAGCGACGCCGCCTTCGAGCGCGGACGTGGCGAGGATGACGAGGAACACCGTCCCGAGGATGGTCGCCGCGGCCTCCGGGTTCGACTCTCGGAGGTCGACGGCGAACAGCGTCGCGAGGCCCGCGGTGAGCACGCCCCGCGGCGCGATGGCGCTCATGAACACGCGCTCGCGGAGCGAGAACTGCCCGGTCCACGTCGACGCCAGCACCGCGAGCGGGCGGACGACGAGGACGACGGCTGCGACGACGACGAGTCCGCCGACGCCGAGCCCCAGGAGGCCCTCGACCTCGACGAGCGTGGTGAGGACGACGAAGAGGATGGAGAGGACGAGCAGCGACAGGTCGTCCTCGAACTCGTCGACTGACTCCCGGTAGGGCACGTGGACGTTCCCGAGGACGAGGCCGGCGGTCGCGGCGGCGGCGATGCCGGCTTCGCCGCTCCCGACCTCGGCGACGACGTACGCGACGATGGCGGTGGCGAACACGAGCAAGCGCGTGTTCTGGACCGCGTACCCGGCGGAGAGGTCGACGCGGTTGAGGACGAACCACGTCGCGATGGCGACCACGCCGCCGACGGCGACGCCGATACCGAGTCTGGTGAGCACCTCGACGAGGAATGCCTCGACGTTCGTCTCCTGGAGCGTGACCGCCTCGAAGACGGCGACGGCGACGACCGCGCTCGTGATGTCGTTCAGGAGCCCCTCCGTCCGCAGGATCGTCGACACTCGCTCGGGTGCGTCGACCGCGTTGAGTATCGGCACGAGGACGGTCGGTCCGGTCGCGACGAGGAGCGCGCCGACGAGGAGGGAGACGCCCCACGAGGCGTCGAGCGCGTACCGCACTGCGATCGCCGTCCCGAGCATCGTCACCGCCGCGCCGACCGTGACCAGCGCGAGCGTCTCTCGGCGGACCGACCGCATCGAGTCGACGTCGAGCGCGAACCCGTCCTGGAAGATGACGATGGCGACGCCCGCGCCGATGAGCGACGGCACCGCGTCTGCAACGGCGTCCCGCGGGACCAGGCCGAGGCCGGCCGGACCGACGACGACGCCGGCGACGACGAGGAAGAGCACGCTCGGGATGCGAAAGCGGGTCGCGAGGATCTGTGCGCCGACGCCGAGGGCGACGACCGC
Above is a genomic segment from Halorubellus sp. JP-L1 containing:
- a CDS encoding cation:proton antiporter, whose protein sequence is MSVDPLLVGIAAVVALGVGAQILATRFRIPSVLFLVVAGVVVGPAGLGLVPRDAVADAVPSLIGAGVAIVIFQDGFALDVDSMRSVRRETLALVTVGAAVTMLGTAIAVRYALDASWGVSLLVGALLVATGPTVLVPILNAVDAPERVSTILRTEGLLNDITSAVVAVAVFEAVTLQETNVEAFLVEVLTRLGIGVAVGGVVAIATWFVLNRVDLSAGYAVQNTRLLVFATAIVAYVVAEVGSGEAGIAAAATAGLVLGNVHVPYRESVDEFEDDLSLLVLSILFVVLTTLVEVEGLLGLGVGGLVVVAAVVLVVRPLAVLASTWTGQFSLRERVFMSAIAPRGVLTAGLATLFAVDLRESNPEAAATILGTVFLVILATSALEGGVARHVARALDVESVPVVVVGAGRYGRLLARQYEAGGTRVELVDPDEERIERGREEGFVVHAGDGTDTDFLRSIGAADAGLVVAATDDDAVNRAVARIVADGFGASAAARANDPTARRHLEDAGAQVLPASLPDGASADVERDEGWIMVPSAVGAIREVPVRDAEWTGLTVGDVEASLPPSCFATTVRRDDDSVVATTDVTLADGDVLVVVGRPQALAELVDVGPDPVAGTGSTGSERDDHST